The DNA sequence AGTGGTTTTCGTCCTTCGGCCACCCACCACAGCACTTCGACACCAAGGCGCCGTGGACTCCTCGTCACTTGACACCGCCACGCCGCACGTCGGCGCACAACCACATCGATTCACGAAACGGTGTGAACTCGGGTGATCGGCTAGCTTGGTCTCGGATGACGCCAGCTCGTGCTTCCGCGTGAGGCCGCATGAATCGGGCCACACCGAAACCAAACAGCCACCGAACGGTCATTGGCGGCGAAGACACTGGAAGGATTTCGTTTGCCCAGATCATCCCTCTCCGAGGTTCGACACTCGATATATAATATGGGGGATAGCCGCACCGATGGTGCCCACGAGAGAAGGGCTCGATTGAAGACCGGGACAGATTGGCCAATTCCAGCCTCACGAGCCGGGCGCGGTCAACTCAGTGATGAAGCCAGCGACTACCTCCGCGAACTCGTTGTCTCGGGCCAGATCCGGCCTGGCACTCGTGTCCGCCCGGAGTTGATCGCTGAGGCTCTGGACATCTCCTCGACGCCGGCGCGTGAGGCTCTTCAGGCTCTGCGAGTTGAGGGGTTCCTGCGCTACGAACCCCGGCGTGGCTTCACCGTCGCGCACTTGACGGGCGCAGACATCAGAGACGTCTTCACCGCGCAGAGTCTGCTCGCTGGCGAGCTTGCCGCCCGGGCGACGTCGCGTGCCAATGCAACAGACTTGGACAATCTTGAGAAGATTCAAGATCGCCTGCGGGCCGCTGCTGCGCGGGACGACGCCAAGGACGTGGAGCAGCTGAACCACGACTTCCACCGCACGGTCAATCTGCTGGCGGCCGCGCCGAAGATCGCCGCGACCATCGGCTTGCTCTCAAAGTACGCTCCGCGACGCTTCTACGCCTCCATCTCGGGCTGGCAGGCCGCGACGCTCGAGGATCACGATGCTCTGTTGCGCGCGCTTGCCGCGCATGACCCAACTGCCGCGCGAGCCGCGATGGCGACGCACATCCTTCATGCCGGAGAACTCTTGGCTGCGCACTACGACGAGCGAGTCGACTCCTC is a window from the Microbacterium lacus genome containing:
- a CDS encoding GntR family transcriptional regulator, which codes for MKTGTDWPIPASRAGRGQLSDEASDYLRELVVSGQIRPGTRVRPELIAEALDISSTPAREALQALRVEGFLRYEPRRGFTVAHLTGADIRDVFTAQSLLAGELAARATSRANATDLDNLEKIQDRLRAAAARDDAKDVEQLNHDFHRTVNLLAAAPKIAATIGLLSKYAPRRFYASISGWQAATLEDHDALLRALAAHDPTAARAAMATHILHAGELLAAHYDERVDSSDQ